The segment TTCGTTGGCCCAAAAAAATAAGATCAAATTTAAACGGTGTATTACATGAATTTTCGAAAGACATCTTTATGGATGAAGAAAAGTGTCCTTTATTATCACTGGCAATGCTTTGTTATTTAGTAGTAGGAGAATGCTGCCCTCCAACAATACCAGCAGTCTATTCACCGAATTATGTTTTCGAAGTATGTTTATATCATTGTGTTCAACTCATAAAACATGAGAAGCCAGCAGTACATTATAAGGGAATTGTGATAGTCAAAAATATGCTCCGAACTGTTCAGTTGAAAGCAGATGATTTAGATCTAAAAATTCATCAATGTTTCTGCACAAATCTGACGCAAATAATTGTGTATTCCAAAATTGAACGGAATCGAAAAGAAGGCACATTTGTACTGCGAGATTATATACACAGATTTGACAAAAAGGGACGATATATGCTAATAGCGAATCTCCTCAAGACTGTCCATCATAACGGATTACATTCGTTCATTGCAACACTTTATAAAGATTTTGTGCATAGCGAACTGCTTTCGAGCTCTATTCCTAGTTCCTGGTATTCCGGCAAATCCTTAAAACGATTAATAATGAAAGAGATATGTGTACTTAAAAATGGAATCGAAACGGATTTGATGGAAAACTCTGATAGTATTATAGCAGGCCTAAATATTTTGCGCTACCTTTTGATCAGAGATAAGTCCAATAGGACTTCTATATGGTGTTATCTAACGGATGTTGAAATGAATTTTCTCAAACCGTTAAGAAAGGCAATTGATCTAACGAGAGCTCATTTTAAGCAAGAAAGTTTTGCTGTAGCACAAGGGCAAAAGAACCAGGATAATGATATCGATATGACTGTTCAAATTATTAATGGGGATAAATTTCCAGAGATTACTCAGGATAAAAAATTGGAGATATTAACAAGGGCATTAAATAATTTTGATTTAATGGATAGTTTACTAGCTAGAGTTTTCGAGTGTATAGAAATGAATAGAACCGAACAATCTATACAATGTACATAATGCCTTGAGgttatttgaaataaatttcagAATTATAGTCGATGTATGTTTTTTTAGCAGTCGTAAAACAATATTTGataggcaaatttttttattgtccaaatatataatactagctgacccgacaaacttcgcattgccacaaattaaactgtggtgtacgtaaatcgtgaatctcggatgacctttgtcacaatctcgagttttgcaagtttctggggagttcatgggtgttttaatatacaaattttcctcacagtaaagtagaaaataacccccccattgcttagccctctctgtcccatggtagcacaggtgctccatgacttccgatactaaaattggccgataaaatttttgaggcattcaaatatggatattttgatttcataacgtagtaaaaacattgttttacaagcTGTATAATTGCGTTTGACGAATTgctaattaatagcttttttacatgatcaaaaactgtaaaccaccgaaacacccctgggacagagagggttaacctGATACaacaaagcggatagcatttgaatattcgccatcattacaaacgcGGAATGTATTACTtacttacgcgggatgtatcatttcacgcaaaatcttttcgtagaaagtaccatttcgcaggggtgacccaactgaaggaaagtaatagaggtcagtagatcttgcaaaataaataaacctagatagaggtgatctctacgggggccgcccaaattcaacttttccctcgttgcctgtgttattatgatATTAACTAGACAAGAAAATACAATAAACTGTTCGATCGttctgtggcccttaaaaggacgtattgtttgattatcataactccagtttgcaataaacttgcactaacgcacttaacgtataattatctgttcggtaaattggaataccgataaccgtaaaccaggcacggcttgttgcaacggaccaaccgaaaagcctcagcagctatgcgatcgatgaagccgttcgtgtatggtcctgagacacgatgaaataccactccaagtggccagctgcaagtgacgtgggatggttctggtcgttttgttgtcgtaagcagcatatttcctgtcaATTCCAGAACTGCAGCAGCAGATATTCcgtcacggcagcgaaacgagtgctccagctccaacacacgctcagcatactttcctttcctcagcagccgatgaacacgaccgaccgacaatttttcaatagttcaacatcaagaatccatacttttcttcatttgggtcaattcttagaagattttccgatcgattggtggaagaatattgaaaatcgctcAAAACTTGCCTacgtcattattttcaatttttcaatagttcaacaacaagaatccatacttttcttcaatttgggtcaattcttagaagattttccgatccaatgacacattccagcgttacggaacACACTGTCCCTACTATGCAGTTCGGTTTCTGTGTCATTAAATCCCTGGAATTCTAGTGAAACATGAAGTACTCTtctaacaactattttacaaggtactTTGGttaattggtgaaacaggaggcgattcacagggtaacaatgggtgctaattgtgtcccgtaacgctggagtGTGtcattggtgtaagaatattgaaaatcgctcaaaacttaccgtaaggtgtagtcctacgtcaatatacAGCACGCTCAACATATCATTACAAAGAGCTGAATGTTATTGATGAAACAAAACATTGTACAATGCAACTTGATAGAAATTTAAGCAAAAATTTCACAAATTCTGAAGATTTCTAAAATTCTATTTTGATCCACCTAGGTTTTATTTTGGACCGTTAATATAACATATTTTGGCCCACCTTAGAGTTTGCTTAGGGAAACATATTTTGCACTGAGTTTGGAATATAATTTGCACTCTCCGTTTGTCCACATTAACTGTTGAGTAGTTTCGAATGTATattaatgtaataaaatatttctttaaaTTCCTATTCTTAATTCTACTTGGATTGAACTATTCCAAATAGAACCAGCCGTTCAATATTGGTTGCAATGAAAAGTGCTCGATTTCTGCGTACCTCGATTAGTCTCTCTTTATTATCATATTTTTAAtcccaaaaatgataaaaaaagttttgttttattttatttgattaatttattcAGGACCAAGATTAACACGTGATTCGTTCAAGACACACCTAACCGTTCGAAGAATTTCATGTAGACTATCCTCCCCCAAAATGAACTTTCCGGAACCACTTCCGTATATCTTGTCCTAATACGTTGACACTCGTGTTTGTGACTGAAACCGTTAAAAGGGTTCGTGGTGCGGTAATGAATCACAGATGGAGAATAGAGGGAACACGTCTTACTACGTTGCTTGTCTCGAGCGAATCATTTTCGCGTATGTATTCGGTTGCTTATACAAACTAATCTGTTATGCTCATTTCTCTGTACTCTCTCGTGGTGAGTATCTGATCGTTACAACTCCTCCATCCTTTATGATGAAATTTACAAACTTATCAAAACTATATACAATATAATTAacaatttagtgaatttatcgaatttacaaaatataaaactgattaaaatttacaataaattttttaaaaatatataaaatcttTATCATTTGGTTTCTTAACATTCCTTTTCGAACGTCTAACCGAAGACAGTTTAGACGAAGCTTTTTGTATAACTTTATCATGCACATTAGGATTAGaatccttttttcttcttttaaatCTTCTGAAATCATCTTTGAATGAAAACTCCTCGAGCTGTCGTTGACAATCTTCGTTGACCAAATTCGATGCTTGAACATCTTTATATATAAATGAATCTGCCGGGAAACCAAAGAAATCCTCTTCAGGGTCGGATTCCCCTCCGGCAACTCCATCTTCAAATTCGTCTCTTCTccttttcaaattatttctgCTGTGCTGTGTTGAATAATTGGAGCTCTCCCTTCGAAACGTGACAGAAAGAAACCTGTTCCGGCGAGAGTCCTGCGGTATTGACGCTTATGCGCCGAAATGATTCTGCCGCCGAGTGAAATCTGTAAAACATCagagatttgcttgattactctACAAGGAAGCCACCTTCGTATATCggttttgttaatatttttgtaGTAAATCAGATCGCCGTTTTTAATCCAGCGAAATCATCATTTTCTATAGTGTTATGTGTCATTTGCGAGCAAGAATCATGCTGGTTAGTCAAATTTTgtcttaatctattttcaggATTTATTAAGTCCAATAGTGTTTTTGGTGTGTATGCAAGAAGCTTCTCAGAAGGAAACCTGCCTTCCCCTTCTAAGCAAATATTACGATAATTAAAAAGAAAGAGTGAAATTTGCTCGTCTGAATCCAGCTTATTTATCTCCTTGTCCAAACAAAATTTCCGGAATACATCCTTTACTAGGCGAACCATCCTCTCAGCCTGTCCGTTGCTTTCCGGGTGGTATGGAGGACTTTTCATGACCCGTTACtgaaaaattttattaattGTTCAGAGTTGAAAGGCGGTCCACCATCTGTGACCAGAACATCTGGCAATCCAAATCTTGCAAAAAtacttataaatatttttattacttttctaCCATCTGTTCCGTATTTCATATGTTCTATTTCAATCCATTTTGTGAAGCTATCCACAATGaccaaaaatattttgttttcaaaataaaaaaagtcaGCGTGAATCCTGCTGAATGGCTTATTAGTTGGAATCCATTTAGAATATGGAGCCTTTTTTGAAACTGTATTAGTTGTAAGATAAGTTTTACATGATTTAACGTATTCCTCTATATCTTTATTCACTCCAACCCAGTGTACAGTTCGACGTGCTACTTAGttgtttcattttatttattcCTGAGTGGTTTAAATGTAgcatttttaatatttgattTTTCATAATTTCTGGAATAACTACTCTATTACTGAAAAGAATACAGCCGTCTACCTCTTCCAGATCTTGATGATCAGCATAAACATTCAAAAAACGCTTATCTAGCCGTTTCGGCCAGCCGTTCTTTACATATTTTAAAACTTCCTTTAATAAATCGTCTTGAGCTGTTTCCGTTGCAATTCTTTTGTACTCATCGGAAAAGTTCAGATGCTTTACGTAATCTAATCTTGTTAATTCCTTAGGAATTTCTTGAGGCTAAGGAAGTCTACTACAAAAGTCAGCGTTTCCCTTTCTCGAGGAGGGACGATAAACAATATCGTAGTCGTAAATAGAAAGTTCCATTATGTATCTCTGTCCCCTTGTAACTGAAATTGGAGTCTTTCCTTCCTTACCGAATATACCGATGAGATACAAGCATCACTTATAACTACTACCGGTTTGTCAGGATCGAAATATTCTAATATATTTGGTTTCAAAAGAAATTGCTTGCAATCATTAAAAACTTTCTCACAAAAGTCACACCAATAAAACTTAACATTTTTCTTCAACAGGTTATACAAACAATTGATGGGAGAAGAGAGATTAGGTATAAATTTCGAGTAGTACGTAATTAAACCTAAAAATGCCTTTAATTCAGAAACATTTCGCGGAGCTTTCGCCTCACGAATTGTTTGCACTTTATCTGGACAAGGAAGTAACCCTTTGTCTGTCAAAACGTGTCCTAAATATGGCAGTTCGTTTACAAGAAACTTGCACTTTTTTAGATTGACTTTTATATTAGCTCTAGCAAGTCTCTCTAGAACTAAATAAAGTTTCTGTTTACAGTCTTCAATACTCTTCCCAGCAATCAAAACgtcgcacagaggagtaactagggcaaaaagctggtcaaaataagaaaaacatttttttcggtcttcaaatataatatatatttttttgtatgctcaaatagatgctgcacaaggtactcttagtcaaaacacgtaGAAACATACCAGTAAGTTTTGGCAGGTGTACAAAcattgacaatatttgaaacattttttttaaatcatcaagcatcaggaaacggattccatcagaagccaacaaaaagattaacaaaggatttttatcaaaacataggttcatcataagtaattctaactggtttgtaggaagaaaatttgaaattttgaaaatatgacttgttttaaatagttttgtcaaacaactatttcttgcaattttgtgctttttcaatggtaaaaaagttatcaaatcttgcagaatctggtcatatattctatgaaggaatgaatctttgtggtattctgaacaaatcggtacgtaaagctcatccggaaacgtccggacaggcattt is part of the Sabethes cyaneus chromosome 2, idSabCyanKW18_F2, whole genome shotgun sequence genome and harbors:
- the LOC128737159 gene encoding glomulin isoform X1; translated protein: MYFKYLRTLTEKFKTHPTYSTNMNIVEQLQNKLNIGKYEEVVKFLQNEKFDMQLNENCMDIVLMLVVNINENTLRNNNMLYTTCENLLKLVASKCSPQEVLLVLLERIEYAKHDDVFTSQLKVLQVVLMRLNESKVKSLEWSLNSVLFYIKNISLPPYIISIEEDEENLLESDEKVQRLLQLYMTVLLFLQPIVEDLRTRHRGSFHNNTTTKLNVIICFILQLMGEPLILLNARNYDKTDDATLDHVKSYTRQVVEDLVLLLSKVLGDSFYLLRYGEQRIRWPKKIRSNLNGVLHEFSKDIFMDEEKCPLLSLAMLCYLVVGECCPPTIPAVYSPNYVFEVCLYHCVQLIKHEKPAVHYKGIVIVKNMLRTVQLKADDLDLKIHQCFCTNLTQIIVYSKIERNRKEGTFVLRDYIHRFDKKGRYMLIANLLKTVHHNGLHSFIATLYKDFVHSELLSSSIPSSWYSGKSLKRLIMKEICVLKNGIETDLMENSDSIIAGLNILRYLLIRDKSNRTSIWCYLTDVEMNFLKPLRKAIDLTRAHFKQESFAVAQGQKNQDNDIDMTVQIINGDKFPEITQDKKLEILTRALNNFDLMDSLLARVFECIEMNRTEQSIQCT